A window of Leptospira brenneri contains these coding sequences:
- a CDS encoding glycoside hydrolase family 57 protein, giving the protein MNHFLKGHLVFVLHAHLPFVRHPGYDTPFIEENWLNEAILETYIPLLRVFRNLKKESVRFRITMSFTPTLSLMLTDPYLQNQFRSYIKNLINLAKAETKRNVKDPHLHYLSTRYLEHFLDTESIFEEKKGDLTQLFLPFVESGELEVMTSPATHAFLPFYDSEPSIFRSQLKNGRRTFRRIWGRDPKGIWLSECGYTQKLEEELDREGFRYFFVDTHGITHASPRPKFGVYAPVEVGYGVFAFGRDPESSKQVWSSIDGYPGDYRYREYYRDIGHDLPWEEISPYLHSNGVRINTSIKYFRITGKTEEKGYYHPDWAMEAAGNHAEDFLRNRIRQAEYLFETNKQQAVIVSPYDAELYGHWWYEGPQFIEFLFKKIHFNQNTIQLSHPLEAARALPRIQSVEMKMSSWGENGYGEVWLNPSNDWIYPLIHSLSIRMHKRAHELKSGTELQKRILKQMGRELLLLQSSDWAFIMKTGTMVDYAVRRTNVHTNLFLTLEGMLHGPVEEEILMAAELENNAFPDIRIEDFY; this is encoded by the coding sequence ATGAATCATTTTTTAAAAGGGCATTTAGTATTTGTTCTCCATGCCCACCTACCATTTGTTAGACATCCTGGATATGATACACCTTTCATAGAAGAAAACTGGTTAAACGAAGCGATTTTAGAAACATACATTCCACTGCTTAGAGTGTTTCGGAATCTAAAAAAAGAATCGGTTCGGTTTCGGATCACCATGTCTTTCACTCCCACCCTCTCTCTGATGTTAACCGACCCTTATTTACAAAATCAGTTTCGTAGTTACATCAAAAACCTCATAAACCTTGCCAAAGCGGAAACCAAACGAAATGTAAAGGATCCTCATCTCCATTACCTTTCGACAAGATACTTGGAGCATTTTTTAGATACAGAATCTATCTTTGAAGAAAAGAAAGGAGACCTCACCCAACTCTTTTTGCCTTTTGTGGAGTCTGGCGAATTGGAAGTGATGACAAGTCCTGCCACACATGCCTTCCTTCCTTTTTATGATTCCGAACCTTCTATCTTTCGTTCACAATTGAAAAACGGTCGTAGAACCTTTCGCCGCATTTGGGGGAGGGATCCGAAAGGGATTTGGTTATCGGAATGTGGATACACTCAAAAACTAGAAGAGGAACTCGATCGGGAAGGGTTTCGGTATTTCTTTGTGGATACCCATGGAATCACACATGCCAGCCCAAGGCCTAAGTTTGGAGTTTATGCTCCGGTGGAAGTAGGGTATGGAGTTTTTGCTTTTGGACGTGATCCAGAAAGTAGCAAACAAGTTTGGAGTTCCATTGATGGGTATCCTGGAGATTACCGGTACAGGGAATACTATCGCGACATAGGGCATGACCTACCTTGGGAAGAAATTTCTCCTTATCTCCATTCGAATGGAGTTCGGATCAATACCAGCATCAAATACTTCCGGATCACAGGGAAAACGGAGGAAAAAGGATACTACCATCCAGACTGGGCCATGGAGGCTGCGGGAAACCATGCAGAAGATTTTTTACGAAACCGCATCCGCCAAGCCGAGTATCTTTTTGAAACAAACAAACAACAGGCGGTGATTGTTTCTCCTTACGATGCGGAGTTGTATGGGCACTGGTGGTATGAAGGTCCACAGTTCATTGAATTTTTATTCAAAAAAATCCACTTCAATCAAAATACCATTCAGTTGTCTCATCCCTTGGAAGCGGCTCGTGCTCTTCCCAGGATCCAGTCTGTGGAAATGAAAATGTCTAGTTGGGGAGAAAATGGATATGGGGAGGTATGGCTCAATCCTTCCAACGATTGGATTTACCCTCTCATCCATTCCTTAAGCATTCGGATGCACAAAAGAGCTCATGAATTGAAATCGGGAACTGAATTGCAAAAACGGATTTTGAAACAAATGGGTAGAGAACTTTTACTTTTACAAAGTAGTGACTGGGCTTTCATTATGAAAACGGGGACTATGGTGGATTATGCGGTAAGGCGTACCAATGTGCACACCAATCTCTTTCTTACTTTGGAAGGGATGCTGCACGGGCCAGTGGAGGAAGAGATCCTAATGGCAGCGGAGTTAGAGAACAATGCGTTCCCTGACATTCGGATTGAAGATTTCTACTAG
- the hpf gene encoding ribosome hibernation-promoting factor, HPF/YfiA family, with protein sequence MKINYTWKHLDRSEAAEKYADEKLERVSKYVQKIVSCEVSFEAIHGEIHSNMKLHADGSNFNAHNQDKDVYVCIDGLEDKILSQTSKHHDKKSQH encoded by the coding sequence ATGAAAATCAATTATACCTGGAAACATTTAGACCGCTCCGAAGCGGCTGAAAAATACGCGGACGAAAAATTAGAACGAGTATCAAAATACGTTCAAAAAATCGTATCCTGTGAAGTATCATTTGAAGCCATTCATGGAGAAATCCACTCTAACATGAAGTTACATGCTGATGGAAGTAATTTCAATGCACACAACCAAGACAAAGATGTATATGTTTGTATCGATGGATTAGAAGATAAAATTCTTTCCCAAACAAGCAAACACCACGATAAAAAAAGCCAACACTAA